Genomic segment of Eupeodes corollae chromosome 2, idEupCoro1.1, whole genome shotgun sequence:
GATTTAACAAACGTTGTGAAGTCTTGGCTCTGACATTTAcgtgatttttaaaatctatagttttataaaaaatcactCCCAGGTACCTGTATTCATTAGTAATCTGTAGAGTGTCATTAAAGTGGCAATTATATGCAGTGCGGTTACGTGCAGATCTCAAGATcaccattatttttgatttatctaCATTAATTACAAGTCCCCATCGCAATAATCAGCTAGGCGACTTATCATTAGTTGGAGATTTTTATGAGACTCATAAAGTAATACCATTACTTTCAAGTCAGCAATGTGGAGACCACCAGGTAGATAAGCttttaaatcattaataaaaagtgcaaatagaAGACCACTTAAAAGGCATCCTTTTTTACACCAGAGTCCGAGTAAGTTGAACCATCCCAGACAGCTGCTTTTGATTCGGAACACATTTACTTTACAATTCGGATGAACTTGCGTAGATATACCTAGCTGGGAAAGTTTGTAGAAAAGTGCATACCCATTAACCAAGTCAAAAGCAgacttaaagtcaacgaaaaaaaactttcttattccgcgctattttatttattttttggagaaaTTGTAAACCAATTTagtaatatttattattgttttaaattttatatgcatTTAGCCCCCAAAAATCATGTTATTTAGTATCTAGTCTATAAagattgatgaaaaaaaaactaaaactaggaataaaataaatttgaagcacATTCCTATGTACATGCCTCCATAAGTAAACGAttctgatatttcaaaaaacaatttgttttttgttctcttCCAGAGTTTACCGTAATCGAAATTTGGCAATCATGATTGCAGCCACTTGGATTGTAGCATTCCTAATTCTCATTCCAACATACCGTGGTGTTTGGGGTTCATTTGGACTTGATACAGAAATCGGATCTTGTTCAATACTACCAGATAAAAATGGCAATTCTCCAAAGGAAATGTTATTTGTAATGGCATTTGTGGTGCCGTGCTTAAGCATTGTTGTCTGTTATGCgagaatattttatattgttcgtAAGGCTGCTTTGAGGTCTCGAGAGCCTGTTAATAATACCGGATCATCGATTCatatggaaaaaaccaaaacatcacCAGAACGTAATCATATGGATCAGCAACGTAAAGAATCCAACTCCAACACGACACAAAGTAAAAATTCTCAACAgactaatttgaaaatttcttcgGATGATAAGGACCAGCACTGGGAAATGCGTCCTTACTTATCAAAGCTACGAAACGAtgatttgaaatatattgactCAAGTGTAGAAAGTGATTATCCTCCAACAAACTACGATATGACAACAATTGAAAACCCTGGGGAGACCCTTAAAGATGGACAAGGGaatatgaaatcatatgttgAAGCTTACGAAAAAGATAGTGGATATGACAATGAGGTatgaagaaaaattacaaaaaaaaattacaaatattttatgaacagaAAACGCATTTGTACAATCACTCAGCTCATTGCATTTGTTCCTTGAATTTGCTTTAAATGGTTAATTTAAATTCTCACTACTTTTTGAACCACAACCTAacacaaaataacttttatttttttatagtgaGACTGTTCTTCAGCcttctttttattattcacAGAGTCTAGTAttgtctactttttttttaatttctagaggATTCGAAAAGCAACCTTACACTTCTGTTTTGAAGGCATCTTTTCAACTCTTCTGCTagaagattcgttagtagagggacaccgcaaggtggtgttctatcccctctcctctgggaCCTGGTGGTAATGAAATCCTAATTTTTCTGGGTGCATAGGGTTTCAGAACGATTGTCTATGCGCATGACGTTACTATAGCGTTTTCAGGAAAACATCCTAACACCGTAAaggaactcttacaaaatgccgtaaaaaaaatttaaaaaatgatcggTGTGGACCCACACTAAACCGAATTAGTTCTACTATCAAGGAAAtccaaaattccattttttaaccTACCcattattaaaggaatccaataaaAGTTCTTAGGTGAGACTAAGGCGACTGTcgagctatcattggttttcattattgaaaacaaacattggaacttTTTTAGCAGGTCGTTTGtagctttcattaaaaatgtctgtcattgaaaaaaatttcctcATTGAAAGccaccgacaaatttttactgacagaaatctgtcattgggattgtgtgaaattggaacaaaaATCAGTGGAACATTCGTTTCACTTCTGAACATaaaggaaaattaatttccgtctgaaaaatagaaaaatacatttttatagattgatttcaatgatagctataactggcgctggtttcattccgccttcccaatcagtgtagcgtgttccaagtggaacttttggtgataaaagaagtcttgtcctggcttaaagaaaacgtgatatcaacatctgatatccgtattttcttgGATAGTAAatctgctatcaaatctctggactctgtttcTACAAACTAAACAATCCATTACTGTCGACCATCTTTAATGGAGATTGCACAACATTTTAATACTCGTATTCACCTTTGTTGGGTTCGGGACCATAGAGatattccaggaaattgtaaggctgatgaactcgccagaaatgGTGCACTACAACCCATTCTTCCACGTTTGGCTAATACTGGCATAacaatcgctacatgtaaactattgctaatgcaagacgctatcaAGAAGGCAAACATAAGGTGGAATAAAGAATAATATCACCACGTTttaggtcacaaaaaacatcttgcCTACACTAggtttaaagcgatcaaggtgcttgctatctctaagcagatcgcatataagctcgttAATCGGTGTCACAACCCTGCACTGTATAATGACAAAGCACACAACGCGGCTAGGcatattttcaaatgacttttgttgAAGTTGTAGGACGAGGAAGGAAAGGAAACAGTTCTTAACCTTCTCTGTACAAGCCCTGCTCTAGcttaaaaacgcaagaattacttaggaaaatcttctataacgatctaaacgattttTGTTATATACACATAATCAGCTACTCACGTTTTATAAGGGACTTAAACTGACTTCTTCGCGTTTtaagcctcaagatttatgtggtatcacaatgggccattaaactggcctaagtgtgtcctattccATTACGAACAACCACttaaacctaacctaatctaagGAAGTGCATTCAAATTCATGAGGCATGAttgaaaattgctaaaaatttactaaTAACATTTTATGACTATTGCACAAGTAATGACTTacctaaaacttattttttatattttgtagatttcgGGAAATCCCATTTCGCCTTTGCGATTAGAGGAAGCTCTTATTACAGAAGTCcctttaaaatcaaatgatGTGTCTAGCGAGGAAGACAAAAAAGGGTAATCTATTGTCTATTAATCTTCATCTTCATGTCTTACAAGCACAACTTAAGTTAATCTTAAGCTGTGGTTATCACTCGGAATctataaataattctaataACGAATATTAAATAACTACTTTCAGAAATCGATTCTCGGCAAAAGCTCTGAAAACATCATTTAATCAAGTAACTAGCAGAAGGTACCGCAATAACTCAAcaataaacaattcaaatacATCGGTTCTTTATCCTGGACGAATGAGTAAGAAAGACAAACGCTTACTTAAGATGATATCAGTCATCTTCCTCTCGTTTATTATTTGCTACTTGCCAATAACAATTACAAAGATTTGGAAAGGTGTCACTGAAATACATTGGATCAATATAAGTGGATATTTGCTCATTTACTTGAGTACTTGTATAAATCCAATCATTTATGTTGTAATGTCCTCTGAATACCGACAAGCATATTGGAATTTATTACTTTGTAAAATGGACAGTAAATCTACACATCGGTACAATACTGGAGTGAAGAAAAAGCCTAGTAACTTAAGGATGCCAGCATGACcattacaaaaaacattttgtatatttgcttaaaacttttttttaaacaaaacattaaaataaaccaTTCAACTTAAAAGACTTTgaattttgtgttgaaaaagaaaaaaaaacttaagaagtAAAGTTCACCTGACATACCATAAAGTTGTTCTGCTTGATCAACCCTTAGATCCAAAAAAGGATCTACAAACATATTTAATAAACTCATCCCATATGAAATTATTGATAagctacattttatttattttacgcCTTATTGGACTCAATAATATtgccaaacaaattaaaacaaaaccatgTATCTAAATCTTACTaaatatttatctttatttgtatacatatatattctatgtatatatatattttatttatatttctgtgaaaatattgtattttattttattttatatactttgTTAATGGCGGTTATTTggtaaaataaacttaaattatatattttttgttttaaattattatatattaagtGGCTAACTGTTTGGCAGTCTGTTGTTTATTTCTGGTGGTGGACTTTGTCCAGCATTAGAGAATTTTACTGACGCTTCAGCGAGAGTACTGTCCTCGTCGGCATCAGTCATTCCGAAACGTCCATCGTAGCAACGTCTCTTGAAGTCACTCAAAAATAAACAGTTCTGAAGGCCATGATGATCGATTTGCACTGATTGAGTTGTGTTACTGGAAGGAAAAATTTGTTACAattgtgttaaaataaatttacatttcaaaagtaACATTTAAATCATATCGACGACTATTAAATGTACGGATAAGAAAatcatttcaagtttttgatatGCGCGATTTGTTCCAACTTATACTGATATGTAGATATATATTGATATAAATCATTCAAGTCTTTAAATCGTGTTTAAAGAAAATCACTGCGCAAATGGAAAAACCTTTATTTAGTCACCCaatttcagttcttcatttcgaatacaagttattaaaaaaaacacaattagtttttaaaacgtCCGTCCTTTGGCATGTCACAACCCCGAAAACcaacaatatattaaatattattattgatttgcAAAAACGTATGAATTTAATACAATCTGtgatgtatatatgtacatacatagtttAATAAATACAGGAATACTACAACTTTCATGCAGTGTTctccactttatttaaaaaaaaatatgaaattttgtgTTCAGTTTCATTGTTCAGTCCGTtgtgtgttatttaaatttaaaatttaagcgaaatatcgccgactcaacgtcaaatcctactttgaattttaatgtttgtaatGAAGTTAGTTCCGGGTCCCACAATTTGTCTATACACTTGCTACGTAAGTCCTATGGTGAGtcggtattttttttgttaatctaaagtttatttttaacttcacttagaaagttattgtaatgggtccgatttgtaaaatctttgtaaaatcgaaaattttgaaatttcttgacgtttcaaagtccttagagtcgaaatacaaaatttctagaaagatgtctgtttgtgtgtacatacgttcgtatgtccgtacgttcgcgatgtttttttcgtcctccatagctcaagaaccagaagatatagacttcaaataaattttacagataataatgcagaaagatgcaaaaagggcatATAAGAcaattgcgtggatggtttttttaccatagcagtttaaaaaaggtaaacattttggttaaccctaattatcttacgaaccaaaaacgctagagacttgaattaaattgtatattatatattgtaacgtgataccaaacaatatattatttgaaaaaaaaaatccaataaacggtttttttataaatcaaataaactgacaaaaaaatgtgttgcctcgaatattttacaaatacaaaatgattttacctccaaaacaattttgggcaacgatgaataacgttttcaacattcgcaaacattttggaaaaaatcgaattgactgttttttttacaaaaaataaaaacttaaaagaaaatttaacgaaagttgataaaaattgattttcgactcgaatatcttttcaaaatattaagatattgtctttaaactacttttatcttttaaaaaatattgttgtcaacattcagtaaaattttaagacacatccaattgacagatttttttacaaaaaataataacctaaaaaaacattactcaaagttggtaaaaattgaatttcgacatcttttcaaaactttggaaaCATGggttccaactaattttatcttataacaaatattgttttcaacattcggaaaattcgtgaaaaaaatcgaataaaaacctaacaaaaaaacaatactaaaacttggtaaaaaattacttacgactcaaatagctcttaaaaatttaaaatactgtcttcaaactatttttatttcacagaaaatattgttttcaatattcagtagttttttttttttataaaaacccatcagtccgttttttcataaaaaaaataaagtgtacaaaaaatagtacgcaaactttgtaaaaattgatgttcggttgttgatatctctcaaactaatttcattcatccaatttgtaaaaatttaagaaatgctactttaattggcaaacatttgttttcaactatatttaacaaaactagattttcaaactaaactatttctttatatgaataatattgttggtaattttaaaatttctaagaataattcgacaaacaacttttttaacccaaccagtaaacctacaaacttttaaggaagacaaattgacagaacgatgggaagttatcagtgtaggtcgcatcccagccactttttattttttcatattagactttgatttcttaaaatgtagtttgttgatattcgaaattccaaaaaaaaacattagtcctgattataatctcaaatttcgtCTTTTTCGTTTGCCCTATCGCGTCAGTCaggtttattgttattgttcttttattgttcttcatttaacttttaagatgaatatttttagattttgtttatattgtttgttgattacttagaaatatttagtaaaactatGTGAAAGTAGTAAAAGATAAGGGAAGAACTTttcgttaaatgtcaaaattctgtTTTGAAAACTCATATAGTATTTTCTTCCAGTATtacatattaataattatttttaattgttacaaAGTGATTTTAAGTGATtactattaaattttaagtccTCGTCAGTCCCCTtgcagtcaaattttgaatttttaaatatcttacaatgtaCTTAAAAAAGTGACTGGCCCGATTGGGAACAATCTATTTCATATACACCTAAATCTGTAGAAGTTTGGTTTAATAACTAtcgtaaacaaaatatcctcaaaagctacccaacttttgtttttggcaaataattcaaattaataataacctcaaaattatatttttgtgtaacATAAATATTATACGATTAACTTGTTCTATCACATAAGTCTTACTTAacgatatttatgttttaattcaCGTTTGGTGCAAAGCACTTTGTGTCACTATCAGCTAACGGGCCCAAGTCCCAACGGTAGAAATTAGTTAATTATGAACCAATTCCCACACGAACTTATTTCCAATTCTtgcacaataaataaaaaacagtatGCTTAAGGGTGGAGGGTATGCTGCCCACATCATAGGACTTGGAAGTTGGTTGTATGCAAAATTATAAAGTTTCTGTTCAGAGTTGTGAAGTAAAATTCATTGCGTTTTGGGACAAAATGAActaaacttcaattaaattaacaCACAAATTACAAACTACCTCCTAGCAAAGATCGTTCTGGGACGACAACCAGGTTTGATAGAGCTGTTGGGGTTTAATTTTTACTTGATATGTAGTCAATTATTCCACAATTCTGATGTAGACCAATTAATGGTTAATGTATCATTTGTCAAAAAtgataatatatatttatgtgtgAGCTATATTCGTTCATGTAGTGCTCTAAAGTTTTATAACGTTTCGGATAGTATTGAGATCGTAGTTATGGATGTATACTATACATTCAGATTACCCAAAcgcaattaaattttattcaaaatatgctTGATCGGATTCTTTACttagtttttgttaacaaaGAACTCGAAGTATGGTATATTTATATTGATTCAATTTTCCAGTTATAACAGCACGCATCATGTTGTACACTACCGCTCATTTGAATAgtttcacaaatatttttacctcACTGTTGGCATCTCTTCATATGTATTGCAATGacacatcttttttaaatatgtgttTAAATAGCATCATTTTGTGCTTGTTTTGGGcgaacaaaaattggttttaagctTACCGTTACTCTCCCACGGTAGTTAGACTAAATGCCACATCAATGGCTGATAGACGTGCTATCATCAGGAGCAGCTTCTAATTCTCATGATTCcgcgtcaaaaataaaaaccgatgTCAATTGCAGTTTATCTACGGTAAAACGCgttattaaaagtgctttcatttgaaaagaaaaaaaaatcagaaaaatccACCACTTAACGAAGGAGAGTAATTCGTCTCCAATATGTAAGAAATAGATGTCGTGGAAGTCAGAGTggaaaaaagtgattttttcagatgataaaaagttcaatttagAGGGCCCTGACGGCTATAATTATTACTTGCATGACCTTCTAAAAGAGGAGCATTATTTAAGTCGGCTGCATAGCTGTGAAGGCAGTGTTATGTAGTGGGGAGCTATTTTCTTCAACGGAATCTTGGAGCTCCGATTTGTTAGACCGAGAATGAATGCAAATTCGTATAAAGGTGTGCTAGAAAAGGCCTGTTTAGACCAATATAGTGGATACCCCAACATGATAATGCCCCTATCCATCCAGCGAGGACAGTAAGGCAGTATGTGGATTGGGAGTAAAAATGTGGAGATACTGGTGTGGCCCCCATACTCCCCTAACCTTAACATAAAATAGAATGTGTTGGGACTTCTCTGACGCAAAGTATAAGTCAGGGAGGCAATTCGAAGACAAAAGGTCATTAATCGCAGCCATTTAAAAAGCCTGGTCAGAAATTTCGCTTCAATACctggaaaatttgaatttatgagACTATATTAAAAACAGGTGTTAACACTCATTATTTACTTCTGTTAAATaatcatacaaaacaaaagggtaaaataaatctttgaattaaaataatttgtattgttttattccatttcatccGTTTAACCTACTCAAATGAGCCAAAATAATGCTTGTTTTTATGAATACGTTTAGTCTAGC
This window contains:
- the LOC129945493 gene encoding G-protein coupled receptor moody produces the protein MENGELFRGYSEELLTFASVMCLIFILIGIPGNLITILSLSKCNKARNATAICIINLSFSDLLFCCFNLPLAASTFLQKSWNHGIVLCQLFPLMRYGLLAVSLFTVLLITINRYIMIGHPRIYQRVYRNRNLAIMIAATWIVAFLILIPTYRGVWGSFGLDTEIGSCSILPDKNGNSPKEMLFVMAFVVPCLSIVVCYARIFYIVRKAALRSREPVNNTGSSIHMEKTKTSPERNHMDQQRKESNSNTTQSKNSQQTNLKISSDDKDQHWEMRPYLSKLRNDDLKYIDSSVESDYPPTNYDMTTIENPGETLKDGQGNMKSYVEAYEKDSGYDNEISGNPISPLRLEEALITEVPLKSNDVSSEEDKKGNRFSAKALKTSFNQVTSRRYRNNSTINNSNTSVLYPGRMSKKDKRLLKMISVIFLSFIICYLPITITKIWKGVTEIHWINISGYLLIYLSTCINPIIYVVMSSEYRQAYWNLLLCKMDSKSTHRYNTGVKKKPSNLRMPA